In Amblyomma americanum isolate KBUSLIRL-KWMA chromosome 8, ASM5285725v1, whole genome shotgun sequence, the DNA window CACAGCCCCCCCCTCCATACGGTGATGCATCGCAAATCAGCACCAATGTTTTCCTAGGGACGTAGTGTGCCAAAACCGCAGCAGACACCAGCAACTCCTTGCTTTCCCTAAACGCGctctggcgctcgcccgcaacgcgcgggGCTCAGACATCACAATGGCGACGAGGAACACGTGTTGAACTGTTTGAAGCGTTCCTGTACTTCGGAAATGCCAGGCGTCGGCAAGCTAGAGCCGTTCGACACGCAGACGAACTGGGACGAGTACCGAGAGAGAGCTGTTCAGTACTTTATTGCCAACGATGTGCCGGATGACAAGAAACGAGCTGTCTTGCTCACGTGTTGTGGCCCGGCCACATACACCTTGCTGCGGAATCTGCTGGCGCCCGTGAAGCCGTGCGAGGCAAGTTTGACTACCATTTTTGATGTCCTCGGGAGGCATTTCTCGCCACAGCCGTCGGAAGTTGTTGCCTCATTCAAGTTCAACTCCAGAACACGACAGGCGGGTGAAGCGGCTGCTGACTACTTCGCAGCCCTGAACAAGCTGGCCGATGAATGCGGGTTTGGCACCTTTCGTGAGAGAATGCTGCGCGACCGTATAGTGGCGGGAATTAACGATGAATCGATGCAGAGACGACTATTGGAGCTGCCGGACTTGACGCTTGACATGGCGAAGAAAACGGTTATCGCGATGGAAGCGGCAAACAAGGATTCGCAAGTGCTTTCAACGGCGCCCGCGCCCTTTGTCGCGCCGACCAACGCTGTGTCACGTGACTCTACGAAGCCGAGGCGAGAAGAAACGGCCATTTTGTGCTTTCGCTGTGGTGGCGGGCATCTGGCGACGCAGTGCCGACATCTAAACAGTGTCTGCCACAACTGTGGGATTAAGGGCCATCTCTCTCGTGTGTGCAAGGGGAGAAAAAATGCGACAAACACCAGGAGAGCGAAAGATGTAGCAAATACCAGGAAAGCGGCGCCGCCGTCTGTGAACAAATCTGTGCATGTCGTGAACGATGCCAGGTGTGATGAAGCCAATGAGCGACCGGATGCGCTTCAGGTATACGAATTGTGGAGTCtgcaaggcactgcaggagtTACTCAGCCATACCGCGTGGAAGTCGCGGTGAACGGAACTTCGCTGCTAATGGAAGTTGACACGGGAGCAAGTGTATCCGTCGTATCTGGGGACACATTTCACCGAAAGTTTCCGTCGGCACGTCTGAAGCATTCAAATGTTGTGTTGAAGAGCTACTCAGGTGAACTGTCTCCTGTACTAGGAAGTTTGCCTGTGACTGTTCAGCTGGGGAACCGGAAGTGCGAGGAGGTGTTGTACGTTGTTTCTGGTGATTGCCCGTCCCTCATGGGGCGCGGTTGGATGAAGGGTCTTGGTTTGGAATTATGCAATGCGAGAGAGCTCAATGCTGTGTCGTCGCTTGAGGATGTACTGGCTGCGTACTCCACTGTTTTTGATGGCAAACTTGGAGCTCTCAAGGGCGTTGCTGCCAAGAAGACCATTCAAGACAATGCCAAGCCAAGGTTTTTCAAGCCTCGATCTGTACCGTTCGCGATGATCGATCGTGTTAACGAGGAGCTGCTCCGTATGGAACGCGCTGGAGTGCTGCAACCGGTAAGATCATCAGAATGGGCTGCACCCATTGTGCCTATTCTCAAGCGCAACGGACAGATTCGAATCTGTGGTGACTTCAAGGTCACGGTGAATCCTGTGACTGTGCCGGAGAACTATCCGATAC includes these proteins:
- the LOC144102489 gene encoding uncharacterized protein LOC144102489, encoding MPGVGKLEPFDTQTNWDEYRERAVQYFIANDVPDDKKRAVLLTCCGPATYTLLRNLLAPVKPCEASLTTIFDVLGRHFSPQPSEVVASFKFNSRTRQAGEAAADYFAALNKLADECGFGTFRERMLRDRIVAGINDESMQRRLLELPDLTLDMAKKTVIAMEAANKDSQVLSTAPAPFVAPTNAVSRDSTKPRREETAILCFRCGGGHLATQCRHLNSVCHNCGIKGHLSRVCKGRKNATNTRRAKDVANTRKAAPPSVNKSVHVVNDARCDEANERPDALQVYELWSLQGTAGVTQPYRVEVAVNGTSLLMEVDTGASVSVVSGDTFHRKFPSARLKHSNVVLKSYSGELSPVLGSLPVTVQLGNRKCEEVLYVVSGDCPSLMGRGWMKGLGLELCNARELNAVSSLEDVLAAYSTVFDGKLGALKGVAAKKTIQDNAKPRFFKPRSVPFAMIDRVNEELLRMERAGVLQPVRSSEWAAPIVPILKRNGQIRICGDFKVTVNPVTVPENYPIPRVEDLFARLSGGEKFSKLDLKDAYLQVELDEASSKLLTVNTPRGLYQYTRLPFGVTSAPSIFQREMDNLMRGLPHVVVYFDDILVTGRNDKDHLQNLCRVLHRLKEAGLKLKLDKCTFMGPKVEYLGHVVTSAGFHPNPEKTEAVLKAPKPSDVKSLQSYLGLDLVLLLQENVASVVLVIKVLPRHFDEPRKAQFEDRRRRQLNRRLSATLKRLSGVHILNPEHRFLDASGKPMLSLFAADRYHVARDRGIDQMSKIIVAALVKIYGPGIAPASRARPGEVYVVHRCRRCGAKGHKTDHCWAYCSPRRHAAAGRG